In Leptospira wolffii serovar Khorat str. Khorat-H2, the DNA window TTTTAATTTTTCTCTGGAAGGACCGTCGCCTACCAGAATCAGCTTAGCATTCGCTTTCTTGGATTGGATTTTTCGGAAGGCTTTTATGAGCAGATCCAAATTCTTTTCGGGAGCGAGTCTTCCCACATAAAGAACCGCTAAATCGTTCTGGTTTAGCCCCCATTCTTTTCTGAGTTTGGAGTCTTTTCTTGCGGGATGAAATAGATCCGAGTCGATTCCTCTGGAAACCACTTTCACATTTTCATATCCGGATGCCAAAAGAGTTCCTTGGATTTGCTGTGTAGGTGCGAGAGTCGCTTGGGTTCTATTATGCAATCCTCTCAAATAATTATGAACGAGTTTGCCTGCGAATCCGAATTTATAGTATTTAGCGTAAGCATGAAAATTAGTGCGAAAATCGCTCACTACGGGAATTCCCACATGTCTGGCCGCTCTTACAGCGGACCAACCGAGAGGCCCTTCCGTAACGACATGGACTAAATCCGGTTTTTCGAATTGTATGAGTCTGCGTAGAAGGTACTTCTCCGGAAATCCGAATCTCAGGTCCTCGTAAAAAGGAATCTTAGCGCCTCGGACCAGAACTTCTCTATAATTTCCGTTGGCGGTGGCCATATCGTTCGGGGTTTGCTTCGGTCTTACCAGGATAATTTCATGTCCTCTTTGGAGAAGGTCCTCCAACATACGGTGTAATGTCTTTGCCACTCCGTTGATTTCGGGGGGGAAGGTTTCCGTAACCACTAAGATCCGGAAGGGTCCCGCTTTGGGGACGCTAGTTGGAAAAGCCGATGGAATCATCGGATTTAAAGTGTAGGAAAATCCTGTATCTAAACTGTGAAGGAGAGATTACTTTTTCGTTACAGAGTAAGGTCGACTCGAGGCTACTGAGCGACACCCGTCTGGAACGCTTTGCGTAATAAACGCCCACAATAAACGGATTGCAGATAGGCCAACCCGGAAGTCGAGTATCTCGCCAGTATCCCGTAAGTGGAATTAGAAGGATCGATCCAAGGATAGAATCCGAATTTTCCCGGACTACTATAGGATCCGTCGTTTCCGGTGGAATCTTCTATCCAATGTCCGTAGGAATAATGCGTTTCTTCCTGGGTAGCTGTGATGCGAAAAGGAGAATAGGCCGCGGCGGTCGGATTCTTATCCGGATGAGTGACTACGGGATCCGCCCCCAAATAGCTTCCCATCGTGATATCCGAATTCAATATTCTTCTCAGGAAAGAAGCGTACACGGAAGCGTTAGTGATCACTCCTCCTGCGGGTTGCGGAACCGCATAGGATATGCCGGGATTACTGCCACTAAAGAGAGTATTCGCCACTTCCGCAGCCAACTGTGCTCGGGTGAAATTCGTGAGAGAAGGAGTTAAACCGCTGGGGTTCAAGACCGCATACGCTTGGAAATGGCCGCCGTTATAGTAGTACTTGTTTGCGTTTGCCGAATCCAAATAATTGTTATTATTGGTGCCGTCGTTTCCGGGACCTGCGGTAAAACATGCGTTAACCGTCAGAGTGAGATTGCAGGAACTGTCCGAAAGATTATCATAATTCGATAACATCCGCAGATAGCTTTTTTCGTTAGTTCCAGGAGTTCCCACTTTCTGCAAAACGTAAGCTCCCCATATCCATTTGGATGCGGAAGCGATGAGCATAGAGGTACTCGCATTCGTAGATCCGGCTACGGAGGAAAATCCGTAACTGCCGTTCTTATCTCCGATTTCCCAATAAAAAGAACCCAAGGCGGTGCAGAATGCGTTCGTCGTCGCGGTTTGTTCCACTGCATCCAATTTCGCCTGCTGTCCTGTGGCGACTACCGTAAAGGGAGTCGGAGTCTGCTCCGACGAAATGGAAAGTAAAAGTGCTGCGGAGTCCATGGGGTTGGAATTAGGAGAGGAACAGCCTAGAATGGAAAGAATCAGAGCGAGAAAAGCGAGTTGGGATCTCATGAAAAGAATACCACCGAATTATAGGACGAGGGACGCCTAAAATGTATAACCGATGAGAAAAGGTCAAGATTCTCCTTTTCAGCCTATTTTTTGGGGGATTTGGCTCGGATTTCCTTGAGTCTGTCGAAAAGCCATTTTTCGGATTCCATTTCTTTTCCGTCCGCGGTTTTGATTTTGTAGGGAGTTCCCGTGATGGACGATTTACTTGCGACTCCTAGAATGAAATCCTCCGCGCTGTGGATTTGCTTTTTGGCAGCCTCGTATTTGCGTAAAAGATGGGCCTTGGCTTCCGGAACCTTGTGCTCGGATCCGTTTCGGATAAAAATGCAATTTTTGCAGGAATCCAAACTGGAAATCAACGCCTGGATTTCGGCTTCGGGTTCCTGAGCGGATGCGGAGAATGATAAAATTAAAATAGAGAAGAATAGTATCTTTTTCATAAAGCCGATCCTAAGCAAATGCGAGAGAACTCTTGTAAGCAAGAATTTTATTTAAGATCCGAAGCTTCTCTATCCGGAAACTTTCAGGCATAACGTAAGATCAGTTTTCCTTCTTTCCATACTTGGAATTCTCCGGGAAGGAAACTGGTCCAAATCTCGTTTTGTGTCAAAGGAGTGGTTGCCAGTACCGTCACCACATCCTTCTGCCCGGTATGTTTTCTGAAATCCACGGTCATATCCGCGTCGATCAGTCGCGCTTCTCCGAAAGGTGCTGTTCGGGTGATATAAACCAATTTCGTGGAGCAATAGGCGAATAGAAATTTGGAATCGGAGAGTAGAATATTCGAAACGCCTTTTTTGCCAAGCTGAGACAATAAAATTCGTATCTCGGAAGAGAGCAGATTCTCGTCTTTCGGACGGGTGCGAAACTTCTTCTTTAATTTAGATAGGATCCAGCAAAAAGCGTACTCGCTGTCCGTTGTTCCTACAGGGAGATAATCTCCCAAAGCTTCCTTTTTAATCCCTTTCAACTGGCCGTTATGAGCGAAGGTCCAATAGCTTCCCCAAAGTTCTCGAAGGAAAGGATGGGTATTTTTCAGATCCACCTTGCCCCGATTCGCTTTTCGGATATGGGAAATTACGATATGACTCCGGATCGGATAGGTGCGAACGAGTTCCGCCAGAGGAGAATCTACGCTGGGTTGGGGATCCTGGAAG includes these proteins:
- a CDS encoding class II glutamine amidotransferase, with the translated sequence MCELLGMSANVPTDICFSFTGLAQRGGKTGPHKDGWGIAFYEGKGCRVFQDPQPSVDSPLAELVRTYPIRSHIVISHIRKANRGKVDLKNTHPFLRELWGSYWTFAHNGQLKGIKKEALGDYLPVGTTDSEYAFCWILSKLKKKFRTRPKDENLLSSEIRILLSQLGKKGVSNILLSDSKFLFAYCSTKLVYITRTAPFGEARLIDADMTVDFRKHTGQKDVVTVLATTPLTQNEIWTSFLPGEFQVWKEGKLILRYA
- a CDS encoding DUF5329 domain-containing protein, whose translation is MKKILFFSILILSFSASAQEPEAEIQALISSLDSCKNCIFIRNGSEHKVPEAKAHLLRKYEAAKKQIHSAEDFILGVASKSSITGTPYKIKTADGKEMESEKWLFDRLKEIRAKSPKK
- a CDS encoding serine hydrolase; this encodes MRSQLAFLALILSILGCSSPNSNPMDSAALLLSISSEQTPTPFTVVATGQQAKLDAVEQTATTNAFCTALGSFYWEIGDKNGSYGFSSVAGSTNASTSMLIASASKWIWGAYVLQKVGTPGTNEKSYLRMLSNYDNLSDSSCNLTLTVNACFTAGPGNDGTNNNNYLDSANANKYYYNGGHFQAYAVLNPSGLTPSLTNFTRAQLAAEVANTLFSGSNPGISYAVPQPAGGVITNASVYASFLRRILNSDITMGSYLGADPVVTHPDKNPTAAAYSPFRITATQEETHYSYGHWIEDSTGNDGSYSSPGKFGFYPWIDPSNSTYGILARYSTSGLAYLQSVYCGRLLRKAFQTGVAQ